A DNA window from Bdellovibrio sp. BCCA contains the following coding sequences:
- a CDS encoding beta strand repeat-containing protein gives MTWLNSRTYMYFLVTFFVQFSLHAAPNALTYQGRILKADGSPLEYNNTSFLFEITSPNGNCVIYREQRDGVNMVNSKGVFDVPIGSGTKLFPTDPLFTLLDSFNNSKTHDCYGGATYTAATGDIRLLKVQFHDGSGWKVISPSSEIRSVPYSAYALSAEKLGTKTESDFVLKTGVPTCSSNEFLSWNGSAMFCAPVTGASGGTVTNVTSTNGYVTVTNNTSTPTVTLNVGTTAGTVAAGDDARFTNARIPTGPAGGDLSGTYPNPSVAKLQGATVSNATPISGHFLKFDGTQWGGSAIAISDVTNLSSTLSGYHTIAAFNSAVGSANCAAHQTPYWNSISGSFQCQAINVSVAGDVSGTIGAVSVNKIKGVDVDTTGLTSGQVLKYDGTKWAPANDSNAGGTVTNVATGTGLSGGPITSTGTISLANTAVTVGSYGSTTQVGTFTVDAQGRLTAASNSAIAFPVTSVATKTGAVTLDYGDINNAASKYLTYKPNNVACADGQVIKWIAANSRWECANDVDTNAGGTVTNVTSANSYLSVATGNTTPVLTLNVGTVANTVAAGNDLRFTDARTPTGAAGGDLNGTYPNPTLVATAVTAGSYGSTTQVGTFTVDSKGRLTAASNAAIAFPVTSVATKTGAVTLDYGDINNAASKYLTYKPNNVACTDGQVLKWIAANNRWECANDTDTSSGGTVTNIATGTGLSGGPITSTGTISLANTAVTAGSYTRANITVDAQGRLTAASNGAAVNLATEVTGTLPIVNGGTGQTTATAAFNGLSPSTTKGDLIVHDGTNDIRLPVGTNGQVLSANSAQASGLQWITPTNGTVTNVTGTAPIVVATGSTTPAISINDATTSAKGAVQVGAGIAVTAGTISADPANFPSTVPVSKGGTGAASFTANRLIVSNGSGNALSTFNCSIGQIVTFDASGIMGCTNYSSSGVFANGGNSFAADATLGTNDTYALNFETNNAARMTITSGGNVGIATTSPSTTLEVVDTTGNTSRGITSTTYATSNPGGLVQTRGARGTASAPTALNNLDTFSWFAMAGYDGTAFSVQTQPTGVSGAATENWSSTGHGSALRFTTTTNGAVNGAERMRIDHNGNVGINTVAPTAKLEVAGDAKVTGNLFGAVKDTSGNALKSCAGRSGTTWTYYSINAASTGSCGAYIDVNTAACGFTTVFKYFPSLGGSGGHWVTTGGNSVYNPTATGFRIYINLNGSYDATTCNASTLPHNSLVFYIDWLAVGM, from the coding sequence ATGACCTGGTTGAACTCTCGAACGTACATGTATTTCCTGGTTACATTCTTTGTGCAGTTTTCACTGCATGCAGCGCCTAATGCTTTAACCTATCAGGGACGTATTCTTAAAGCCGACGGCTCTCCTCTTGAATACAATAACACCAGTTTCTTATTTGAAATTACAAGTCCCAATGGCAACTGCGTGATCTATCGTGAACAACGTGACGGCGTGAACATGGTCAACTCCAAAGGGGTCTTTGATGTGCCGATTGGATCCGGCACGAAGTTGTTTCCAACAGATCCATTGTTCACGCTTTTAGATTCTTTTAATAACTCAAAAACTCATGACTGTTATGGTGGAGCGACTTACACGGCTGCTACTGGCGACATTCGCCTTTTGAAGGTTCAGTTTCATGATGGCAGTGGTTGGAAAGTGATTTCTCCTTCGAGTGAAATCCGCTCAGTGCCCTACTCTGCTTATGCTTTGTCGGCAGAGAAGTTGGGCACAAAAACAGAGAGTGACTTCGTTTTGAAAACAGGAGTTCCAACTTGTTCATCAAATGAGTTTTTAAGCTGGAATGGCTCCGCGATGTTTTGTGCTCCGGTTACCGGAGCGAGCGGTGGCACAGTGACGAATGTGACTTCGACAAATGGTTATGTCACGGTCACCAATAACACTTCGACCCCGACCGTGACATTGAATGTAGGCACAACGGCAGGAACTGTGGCTGCTGGTGATGATGCGCGCTTTACAAATGCTCGTATTCCAACAGGACCTGCTGGCGGAGATTTATCCGGGACTTATCCAAACCCTTCAGTGGCTAAGCTTCAGGGAGCCACAGTTTCTAATGCAACCCCGATTTCAGGGCACTTTTTAAAGTTTGACGGAACTCAGTGGGGTGGCTCTGCGATTGCGATCAGTGATGTTACGAATTTGTCTTCGACTTTAAGTGGTTATCATACGATTGCGGCGTTTAATTCCGCAGTGGGAAGTGCGAACTGTGCGGCACATCAGACTCCGTACTGGAATTCGATCTCTGGATCTTTTCAATGTCAGGCGATCAATGTTTCTGTTGCGGGTGACGTGAGTGGAACCATTGGCGCTGTATCTGTTAACAAAATCAAAGGTGTTGATGTTGATACAACCGGATTAACTTCTGGCCAAGTTTTAAAATACGACGGAACAAAGTGGGCTCCGGCTAATGATTCAAATGCAGGCGGTACTGTCACAAACGTTGCAACTGGTACTGGTCTTAGTGGTGGACCTATTACTTCTACAGGAACTATCTCTTTAGCTAACACCGCAGTGACTGTGGGTTCCTATGGTTCCACAACTCAAGTTGGAACTTTCACTGTTGATGCTCAAGGACGTTTAACTGCGGCTTCAAATTCAGCAATTGCATTTCCCGTGACTTCGGTTGCAACTAAGACTGGTGCAGTGACTTTGGATTATGGCGATATTAACAATGCGGCCTCTAAATATTTGACTTATAAGCCCAACAACGTGGCATGTGCTGATGGCCAAGTCATTAAATGGATCGCCGCCAACTCCCGTTGGGAATGTGCAAACGATGTCGATACAAATGCTGGTGGAACTGTTACAAACGTAACAAGTGCTAATAGCTATTTGTCTGTAGCAACAGGAAACACAACTCCCGTTCTAACTTTGAATGTAGGTACAGTTGCTAACACTGTCGCTGCTGGTAATGACCTGCGTTTTACAGATGCTCGCACACCAACAGGCGCAGCGGGTGGAGACCTTAATGGAACTTATCCAAATCCAACATTAGTAGCAACGGCTGTCACTGCAGGTTCCTATGGTTCAACTACGCAAGTTGGAACATTCACTGTAGATAGCAAAGGCCGCTTAACAGCAGCTTCAAATGCAGCCATCGCGTTCCCCGTGACTTCAGTCGCAACAAAAACTGGTGCAGTCACTTTAGATTATGGTGACATAAACAATGCCGCTTCAAAATATCTAACTTACAAACCAAACAACGTCGCTTGTACCGACGGCCAAGTTTTGAAATGGATTGCAGCAAACAATCGTTGGGAATGTGCGAACGACACGGACACTTCGTCCGGCGGCACCGTTACGAATATCGCAACAGGCACTGGATTAAGTGGTGGACCCATCACTTCAACTGGAACTATTTCTTTAGCAAACACAGCTGTGACTGCGGGATCTTATACTCGGGCCAATATCACTGTCGATGCTCAAGGTCGTTTAACCGCTGCGAGTAATGGTGCTGCCGTAAACTTAGCAACCGAAGTCACGGGCACTTTACCGATTGTAAATGGCGGTACGGGACAGACGACAGCGACGGCGGCTTTCAATGGTCTTTCACCAAGCACCACGAAAGGTGACTTGATTGTTCATGATGGTACGAACGATATTCGTTTGCCGGTCGGAACCAACGGACAAGTTCTATCAGCAAACTCGGCGCAAGCATCAGGTCTTCAATGGATCACTCCAACAAATGGAACCGTGACTAATGTCACTGGAACGGCTCCGATTGTTGTTGCGACAGGTTCGACAACTCCTGCGATTTCAATTAATGATGCAACGACATCAGCAAAAGGTGCCGTTCAAGTTGGTGCTGGTATTGCTGTGACAGCAGGAACTATCAGTGCAGATCCTGCGAACTTTCCTTCTACCGTTCCTGTGAGCAAAGGTGGTACAGGAGCGGCCTCCTTCACAGCGAATAGATTGATCGTTTCAAACGGCAGCGGAAACGCGCTTTCGACTTTCAACTGCAGCATAGGTCAAATCGTCACTTTTGATGCTTCTGGAATCATGGGTTGTACCAACTATTCATCTTCAGGAGTTTTCGCTAACGGCGGAAATAGCTTTGCCGCTGATGCCACTCTAGGTACCAACGACACCTATGCTTTGAACTTTGAAACAAACAACGCCGCAAGAATGACAATCACATCCGGCGGTAACGTCGGGATTGCAACAACATCTCCAAGCACAACTTTAGAAGTGGTCGATACAACCGGCAATACAAGTCGCGGGATCACGTCGACAACATACGCCACATCAAATCCCGGTGGACTTGTACAAACTCGCGGAGCCCGAGGCACAGCAAGTGCTCCGACGGCATTGAACAATCTGGATACTTTCTCTTGGTTTGCGATGGCCGGTTATGACGGAACTGCGTTTTCTGTTCAGACTCAACCCACTGGAGTCAGTGGTGCCGCCACAGAAAACTGGTCGTCAACAGGTCATGGTTCTGCCTTGCGTTTTACAACGACAACCAATGGAGCAGTGAACGGCGCAGAAAGAATGCGCATTGATCACAACGGAAACGTTGGTATAAATACCGTGGCTCCGACAGCAAAGTTGGAAGTTGCTGGCGATGCCAAAGTCACGGGTAATTTATTTGGTGCTGTTAAAGACACTTCAGGTAATGCGCTCAAATCCTGTGCAGGAAGATCTGGTACAACCTGGACTTACTATTCCATCAATGCAGCAAGCACAGGATCTTGTGGTGCTTACATCGACGTCAACACAGCAGCATGTGGATTCACAACTGTGTTTAAATATTTCCCAAGTCTCGGGGGAAGTGGCGGTCATTGGGTCACGACAGGAGGAAACTCCGTTTACAATCCGACGGCAACGGGCTTTCGTATTTACATCAATTTAAATGGCTCTTACGACGCAACGACTTGCAACGCTTCAACCCTTCCCCACAACTCTTTGGTATTTTATATCGACTGGCTCGCCGTCGGAATGTAG